A section of the Kribbella sp. HUAS MG21 genome encodes:
- a CDS encoding LLM class flavin-dependent oxidoreductase yields the protein MSAEPMPLSVLDLSPVPTGTRPSEALHETLELARTAEAAGYHRFWLAEHHNIPSVVSTSPEVMIAAVAAATSTIRVGSGGVMLPNHSPLKVAETFRVLGGLYPDRIDLGLGRAPGTDQRTALALRRSREALGADDFTEQYAELRAYAEGFPAGHPFEPISAQPADVPLPPVWILGSSTYGGQAAAALGTGFAYAGHFGTLDPAGVISAYKANFRQLEHVGEPHAILALAAIVAETEERAQQLARANALSMLRLRSGRPGPLPSPEEAAAYPWSDAEEAAVEEWAGLVSVGTSDHVADDLRRRADSAGADELIITTNIHSPAERRRSFQLLAEAWGLKPR from the coding sequence GTGAGCGCCGAACCGATGCCCCTGTCCGTGCTCGACCTCTCGCCGGTGCCGACGGGCACGCGGCCGTCGGAGGCGCTGCACGAGACGCTCGAACTGGCCCGCACCGCGGAGGCCGCCGGCTACCACCGGTTCTGGCTGGCGGAGCATCACAACATCCCGAGCGTGGTGAGCACCAGCCCCGAGGTGATGATCGCCGCGGTGGCGGCCGCGACGTCGACCATCCGGGTGGGCTCCGGCGGCGTCATGCTCCCGAACCACTCGCCGCTCAAGGTCGCCGAGACGTTCCGCGTCCTCGGCGGGCTGTACCCGGACCGCATCGACCTCGGCCTCGGCCGCGCGCCCGGCACCGACCAGCGCACGGCGCTCGCGCTGCGCCGCAGCCGCGAGGCCCTCGGCGCCGACGACTTCACCGAGCAGTACGCCGAGCTCCGCGCGTACGCCGAAGGGTTCCCGGCGGGGCATCCGTTCGAGCCGATCAGCGCGCAGCCGGCCGACGTACCGCTGCCGCCGGTGTGGATCCTCGGCTCCAGCACGTACGGCGGTCAGGCAGCCGCCGCGCTCGGCACCGGGTTCGCATACGCCGGGCACTTCGGGACGCTCGACCCGGCCGGCGTGATCTCGGCGTACAAGGCGAACTTCCGGCAGCTCGAGCACGTGGGCGAGCCACACGCGATCCTCGCGCTGGCCGCCATCGTCGCCGAGACAGAGGAGCGCGCGCAGCAGCTCGCCCGCGCCAACGCACTCTCCATGCTCCGCCTCCGTTCCGGCCGTCCGGGCCCGCTGCCGTCCCCGGAGGAGGCCGCTGCCTACCCGTGGTCCGACGCGGAAGAGGCCGCCGTCGAGGAGTGGGCAGGCCTGGTGTCGGTCGGTACGTCGGACCACGTCGCCGACGACCTGCGTCGCCGCGCGGACTCCGCCGGGGCCGACGAGCTGATCATCACCACCAATATCCACAGCCCGGCCGAACGCCGCCGCTCGTTCCAGCTGCTCGCCGAGGCCTGGGGCCTCAAGCCGCGGTAG
- a CDS encoding Lrp/AsnC family transcriptional regulator → MPKDRRSPGPAPRPVPEGLDEVDRKLVQLLTADGRMPNNALAEAAGIAASTCLTRVRSLRERGVIRGFHADVDLAALGQPLQALIAIRIGAHSRDEIDRFRRKVPGLPGVLSLFHVSGANDYLLHVSAATPDALREFVLDHLTADPAVSHAETSLIFEHVRGG, encoded by the coding sequence ATGCCGAAGGATCGTCGGAGCCCCGGACCGGCTCCGCGGCCGGTTCCGGAAGGGCTGGACGAGGTGGACCGGAAGCTGGTCCAGCTGCTCACGGCCGACGGCCGGATGCCGAACAACGCGCTCGCCGAGGCAGCCGGGATCGCGGCGTCGACATGCCTGACCCGGGTCCGGTCGTTACGCGAGCGCGGGGTGATCCGCGGCTTCCACGCCGACGTGGACCTGGCCGCGCTCGGTCAGCCGCTGCAGGCGCTGATCGCGATCCGGATCGGCGCGCACTCGCGCGACGAGATCGACCGGTTCCGGAGGAAGGTCCCCGGGTTGCCCGGGGTGCTGTCGCTGTTCCACGTCAGCGGCGCCAACGACTACCTGTTGCACGTCTCCGCGGCGACACCGGACGCACTCCGCGAGTTCGTGCTGGATCACCTGACCGCGGACCCCGCGGTCAGCCACGCCGAGACGAGCCTGATCTTCGAGCACGTCCGCGGCGGTTGA
- a CDS encoding PLP-dependent aspartate aminotransferase family protein, with amino-acid sequence MTQLDTRSVHAGRDDLAALGVHVPPIDLSTTYPLPGVGAGGASYDELTQGRGPDGGSLVYQRLWNPTVARFEDALAELEHTDGAVAFGSGMAALTACLLATVAAGRPHVVAARPLYGGSDHLLSTGLLGTTVTYVDPGAVGAAIRPDTGLVIVETPANPTVDLVDIAAVATAAGDVPVLVDNTFATPVLQQPARHGASLVLHSATKYLGGHGDVMGGVVAAGVEWVGRLRQIRAVTGGLLHPLAAYELHRGLQTLPVRVRAQQATAIKVADWLSAQPSVERVYYPGLNDPAGLIGRQQAGPGAVLAFTLSGGYEAAERVTSGLRLITHAVSLGGVDTLIQHPAALTHRLVAAQAKPSEGLLRLSLGLEDPEDLTTDLATALARL; translated from the coding sequence ATGACCCAGCTCGACACCCGCTCGGTGCACGCCGGGCGCGACGACCTGGCCGCGCTCGGCGTCCACGTCCCTCCGATCGACCTGTCCACGACCTACCCGCTGCCCGGCGTCGGCGCCGGCGGAGCGTCGTACGACGAACTCACGCAGGGCCGCGGCCCCGACGGCGGCAGCCTCGTCTACCAGCGGCTGTGGAACCCGACCGTCGCGCGCTTCGAGGACGCGCTCGCCGAGCTCGAGCACACCGACGGCGCGGTGGCGTTCGGCTCCGGGATGGCCGCGCTCACCGCCTGCCTGCTCGCCACGGTCGCCGCGGGCCGCCCACACGTGGTCGCCGCACGGCCGCTGTACGGCGGCAGCGACCACCTGTTGTCCACAGGCTTGCTGGGGACAACCGTGACGTACGTCGACCCGGGCGCGGTCGGTGCCGCGATCCGTCCCGACACCGGGCTGGTGATCGTCGAGACACCCGCCAACCCCACCGTCGACCTGGTCGACATCGCGGCGGTCGCCACCGCGGCGGGCGACGTACCCGTGCTGGTGGACAACACGTTCGCGACGCCCGTCCTGCAGCAACCGGCTCGGCACGGGGCGAGCCTGGTGTTGCACTCGGCAACGAAGTACCTCGGTGGTCACGGTGACGTCATGGGCGGCGTCGTCGCGGCCGGCGTGGAGTGGGTCGGCCGGCTCCGGCAGATCCGCGCTGTGACAGGGGGCCTGCTGCACCCGCTGGCGGCGTACGAACTGCATCGGGGACTGCAGACGCTGCCGGTGCGAGTACGGGCGCAGCAGGCGACCGCGATCAAGGTCGCGGACTGGCTGTCCGCGCAGCCGTCGGTCGAGCGGGTGTACTACCCGGGGCTGAACGATCCGGCCGGGCTGATCGGGCGCCAGCAGGCAGGTCCCGGCGCGGTGCTCGCGTTCACGCTCAGCGGCGGGTACGAGGCCGCCGAGCGTGTCACGAGCGGACTGCGGCTGATCACGCACGCAGTCTCGCTGGGCGGCGTCGACACCCTGATCCAGCACCCCGCGGCGCTCACCCACCGCCTGGTCGCCGCGCAGGCCAAACCCTCCGAAGGCCTCCTCCGCCTGAGCCTAGGCCTCGAGGACCCCGAAGACCTCACCACCGACCTCGCCACCGCCCTCGCCCGCCTCTGA
- a CDS encoding helix-turn-helix transcriptional regulator, with translation MLLRQVIGNVFRRLRRERGITLRELAELAQVSVPYLSEIERGRKEPSSEILAAICRALDLELSDLLSEVQFDLTTAVRSTLPIQLQTAAIRVEDRSARRIPSGPRAYSASATAYTLVA, from the coding sequence GTGTTGCTACGCCAGGTGATCGGTAACGTGTTCCGCCGGCTGCGGCGCGAGCGGGGAATCACCCTGCGTGAGCTCGCCGAGCTGGCCCAGGTGTCGGTGCCGTACCTGTCCGAGATCGAGCGCGGCCGCAAGGAGCCGTCGTCGGAGATCCTCGCAGCGATCTGCCGGGCGCTGGACCTGGAGCTCTCGGACCTGCTGTCCGAGGTGCAGTTCGACCTGACCACCGCGGTCCGGTCCACGCTGCCGATCCAGCTGCAGACGGCCGCGATCCGCGTCGAGGACCGCTCGGCGCGCCGCATCCCGTCCGGCCCGCGCGCCTACTCCGCGTCGGCCACGGCGTACACGCTCGTCGCCTAG
- a CDS encoding GNAT family N-acetyltransferase: MNTAVKYVVRFPVDDRELSALHAAAFEGEPEVQPWAERLERWALTWVGAFSNDQLVGFVQVCWDGGAHAFVLDTAVHPDHGRQGIGRQLVLTAAEEARKAGCEWLHVDYEPHLKAFYEDACGFRPTDAGLLKLR, translated from the coding sequence GTGAATACTGCGGTGAAGTACGTCGTCCGGTTCCCGGTGGACGATCGCGAGCTGTCCGCGCTGCATGCGGCGGCGTTCGAGGGCGAGCCGGAAGTCCAGCCGTGGGCGGAGCGATTGGAGCGCTGGGCGCTGACCTGGGTCGGCGCCTTCAGCAACGATCAGCTCGTCGGCTTCGTCCAGGTGTGCTGGGACGGCGGCGCGCACGCATTCGTGCTGGACACCGCCGTCCATCCCGACCACGGTCGGCAGGGCATCGGCCGGCAGCTCGTGCTGACCGCCGCCGAGGAGGCTCGCAAGGCGGGTTGCGAGTGGCTGCACGTCGACTACGAACCACACCTGAAGGCCTTCTACGAAGACGCGTGCGGCTTCCGCCCGACCGATGCGGGGCTGCTCAAACTCCGATAG
- a CDS encoding MFS transporter, which translates to MFADHGLSAAQISTLFVIWSATGFVLEVPSGAWADSYSRRKLLILGALVGALGYAAWITLPSFAGFALGFTLWGTSSALISGTFEAFVYDELAARDRTARFATLLGRARSGSFVMNLAATALAAPLFELGGYTLAGVVSVLSCLAQAVVAWSLPEARPVEAAREADEPGARAAFGNYLHLLRSGVSEVLTSRVVRRSVLLVALLGGFLAFDEYFPLLARETGAATEVVPLLIAGTVAAQAIGGALAGPAYRLPAATFAAGMAVTAVLIATGALSGSAWGFLPIAIGYGVLQLVIVVSEARLQDAITGPARATVTSVSGLFAEVSAIAVYGGFALGSVWFTMSILVAALTVPVLLTAFVVPVALPEPRSSSAAEVSET; encoded by the coding sequence CTGTTCGCCGACCACGGGCTGTCGGCTGCCCAGATCTCGACGCTGTTCGTCATCTGGTCGGCGACCGGGTTCGTCCTCGAGGTGCCGTCCGGCGCCTGGGCGGATTCGTACTCGCGGCGCAAGCTGCTGATCCTCGGCGCGCTGGTCGGCGCCCTCGGGTACGCCGCCTGGATCACGCTGCCGTCGTTCGCCGGCTTCGCGCTGGGCTTCACCCTGTGGGGTACGTCGTCCGCGCTGATCTCGGGCACCTTCGAGGCGTTCGTGTACGACGAACTCGCGGCCCGGGACCGCACCGCGCGGTTCGCGACGCTGCTCGGTCGTGCGCGCTCCGGGTCCTTCGTGATGAACCTGGCGGCGACGGCGCTCGCGGCGCCGCTCTTCGAGCTCGGCGGTTACACCCTGGCCGGTGTGGTCAGCGTGCTCAGCTGTCTGGCGCAGGCGGTCGTGGCGTGGTCGTTGCCCGAGGCGCGTCCGGTGGAGGCGGCGCGGGAGGCGGATGAGCCGGGGGCGCGGGCGGCGTTCGGCAACTATCTGCACCTGCTGCGGTCGGGTGTGTCCGAGGTTCTGACGAGTCGGGTGGTCAGGCGGTCCGTCCTGCTGGTCGCCCTGCTCGGCGGGTTCCTGGCGTTCGACGAGTACTTCCCGCTGCTCGCCCGGGAGACCGGTGCGGCGACCGAGGTGGTCCCGTTGCTGATCGCGGGAACCGTTGCCGCGCAGGCGATCGGCGGCGCGCTCGCCGGTCCGGCGTACAGGTTGCCTGCAGCAACCTTCGCCGCCGGGATGGCGGTGACCGCGGTGCTGATCGCGACCGGCGCGCTGAGCGGTTCCGCGTGGGGCTTCCTGCCGATCGCGATCGGGTACGGCGTGCTGCAACTCGTGATCGTGGTGTCCGAGGCACGCCTGCAGGACGCGATCACCGGGCCGGCGCGGGCGACCGTGACGTCGGTGTCCGGCCTGTTCGCGGAGGTGTCGGCGATCGCGGTGTACGGCGGGTTCGCGCTCGGGTCGGTGTGGTTCACGATGTCGATCCTGGTCGCGGCGTTGACCGTGCCGGTGCTGCTGACCGCGTTCGTCGTACCGGTGGCGCTGCCGGAGCCGCGGAGTTCGTCGGCCGCCGAAGTGTCGGAGACCTAG
- a CDS encoding DMT family transporter translates to MRKQGLPAAAAAAVTVVLWASAFVAIRHVGQEISAGALSLGRLLVGSVLLGIFVFSRPRRWPARADWKFLLVCGLLWFGVYNVALNAAERHLDAGTTAMLVNIGPLLIALLAGILLGEGFPRQLVAGSLVAFGGVVLIGLSSDGGAEVWGVVLCLLAAAAYAVGVVAQKPLLARLPALEVTWLSCVIGAVACLPFGPDLVREVGPSTIWWVVFLGAFPTAIAFTTWAYALARTTAGRMGATTYLVPPITIGLGWLLLGEGPAPLAYAGGALCLVGVAISRYRPRAVAAMPAVSVDNPDSKPLSKS, encoded by the coding sequence ATGAGGAAGCAGGGGTTGCCGGCCGCCGCTGCGGCCGCGGTGACGGTGGTGCTGTGGGCGTCGGCGTTCGTCGCGATCCGCCATGTGGGGCAGGAGATCTCGGCGGGCGCCCTGTCGCTCGGCCGGTTGCTGGTCGGCAGCGTACTGCTGGGGATCTTCGTGTTCAGCCGGCCGCGGCGCTGGCCGGCGCGGGCCGACTGGAAGTTCCTGCTGGTCTGCGGGCTGCTGTGGTTCGGCGTCTACAACGTGGCGCTGAATGCGGCCGAGCGGCACCTGGACGCCGGGACGACCGCGATGCTGGTGAACATCGGTCCGCTGCTGATCGCGCTGCTGGCCGGGATCCTGCTGGGCGAAGGGTTCCCGCGGCAGTTGGTGGCCGGGAGCCTGGTCGCGTTCGGCGGGGTCGTGCTGATCGGGCTGTCGTCGGACGGTGGCGCCGAGGTGTGGGGCGTGGTGCTCTGCCTGCTGGCCGCGGCGGCGTACGCGGTCGGCGTGGTGGCGCAGAAGCCGCTGCTTGCGCGGCTCCCCGCGCTGGAGGTGACCTGGTTGTCGTGCGTGATCGGTGCGGTCGCCTGCCTGCCGTTCGGGCCTGACTTGGTGCGGGAGGTCGGTCCGTCGACGATCTGGTGGGTGGTGTTTCTCGGCGCGTTCCCGACCGCGATCGCGTTCACCACCTGGGCGTACGCCCTGGCCCGGACGACGGCCGGGCGGATGGGCGCGACGACGTACCTGGTGCCGCCGATCACGATCGGCCTCGGATGGCTGCTGCTCGGCGAAGGGCCGGCGCCGCTCGCGTACGCCGGGGGTGCGCTGTGCCTGGTCGGGGTGGCGATCTCGCGTTACCGGCCGCGCGCGGTGGCCGCGATGCCTGCGGTCAGCGTCGACAATCCCGACTCGAAACCGCTGTCGAAGTCGTAG
- a CDS encoding TetR/AcrR family transcriptional regulator C-terminal domain-containing protein, whose product MVNAGKRSGRPRAGEERLSREAILTAALRIVDDEGIDALTMRRLAATLQVNPMSLYHHLPNKAAVLAGLAELVFANLELPDPGDTVPWDEQLKTAARAYRDGLRQHPNLALQVLSDASVVSNVVVVTMEPFYRALDRSGLAPRQVFEAANTLIDFIHGFSLGEASVRAETFELAPDLLARVQALPPGKAPILTRIVSELGSTGLAYDFDSGFESGLSTLTAGIAATARGR is encoded by the coding sequence ATGGTTAACGCTGGCAAGCGCTCCGGACGACCCCGGGCGGGCGAGGAGCGGCTCAGCCGGGAGGCGATCCTGACCGCGGCTCTCCGGATCGTCGACGACGAGGGCATCGACGCGCTGACGATGCGCCGGCTCGCGGCGACGCTGCAGGTCAACCCGATGTCGCTCTACCACCACCTGCCGAACAAGGCGGCCGTCCTGGCCGGCCTCGCCGAGCTGGTGTTCGCGAACCTCGAGCTCCCGGATCCCGGCGACACCGTGCCCTGGGACGAGCAGCTCAAGACCGCCGCCCGTGCCTACCGGGACGGTCTCAGGCAGCACCCGAACCTCGCGCTCCAAGTGCTGTCGGACGCGTCCGTGGTGTCGAACGTCGTCGTGGTCACGATGGAGCCGTTCTACCGCGCCCTGGACCGTTCAGGCCTCGCGCCTCGGCAGGTCTTCGAGGCCGCGAACACGCTGATCGACTTCATCCACGGCTTCAGCCTCGGCGAGGCGTCCGTCCGCGCCGAGACGTTCGAGCTCGCCCCCGACCTGCTCGCGCGCGTCCAAGCCCTCCCACCCGGCAAGGCGCCGATCCTGACGCGGATCGTGAGCGAGCTGGGCAGCACAGGCCTCGCCTACGACTTCGACAGCGGTTTCGAGTCGGGATTGTCGACGCTGACCGCAGGCATCGCGGCCACCGCGCGCGGCCGGTAA
- a CDS encoding SDR family oxidoreductase: MQPLTGKVALVAGATRAAGRGIAVELGAAGATVYVTGRSTRDRRSEMNRPETIEETAELVDKAGGRGIAVPVDHLDPAQVQALIERIEREQGALHILVNDIWGQHGEPEWDKTVWESDLAGGLRLLELGVNTHVITSHFALPLLIKTPGGLVVEMTDGTNEFNASNYRVSFFYDVAKGAVSRVAFALAHELDKYDATAVLLTPGWLRSEAMLEGFGVREDNWRDATERIPHFAISESPSYVGRAVAALAADPDVRRWNGKSTSSGELAQIYNFTDLDGSRPDAWRYIVEVEHAGKPADTTGYR; this comes from the coding sequence ATGCAGCCGTTGACGGGGAAAGTGGCGCTGGTGGCCGGTGCGACCCGGGCAGCCGGGCGGGGGATCGCGGTCGAGCTCGGCGCGGCCGGCGCGACGGTCTACGTGACCGGGCGGTCGACGCGGGACCGGCGTTCGGAGATGAACCGGCCGGAGACGATCGAGGAGACGGCCGAGCTGGTCGACAAGGCAGGCGGCCGCGGGATCGCCGTACCGGTGGATCACCTGGATCCGGCGCAGGTGCAGGCGTTGATCGAGCGGATCGAGCGTGAGCAGGGCGCGCTGCACATCCTGGTGAACGACATCTGGGGTCAGCACGGCGAGCCCGAGTGGGACAAGACGGTGTGGGAGAGCGACCTCGCGGGCGGGCTCCGGCTGCTGGAGCTCGGGGTCAACACGCACGTGATCACCAGCCACTTCGCGCTGCCGTTGCTGATCAAGACGCCGGGCGGTCTGGTGGTGGAGATGACGGACGGCACGAACGAGTTCAACGCTTCGAACTATCGCGTGTCCTTCTTCTACGACGTCGCGAAGGGCGCGGTGAGCCGGGTCGCGTTCGCGCTCGCGCACGAGCTGGACAAGTACGACGCGACCGCCGTACTGCTGACGCCCGGCTGGCTGCGGTCGGAGGCGATGCTGGAAGGGTTCGGCGTTCGGGAGGACAACTGGCGGGACGCGACCGAGCGGATCCCGCACTTCGCGATCTCGGAGAGCCCGTCGTACGTCGGCCGCGCGGTGGCGGCGCTCGCGGCCGATCCCGACGTACGCCGGTGGAACGGCAAGTCGACGTCGAGCGGCGAACTCGCCCAGATCTACAACTTCACCGATCTGGACGGCAGCCGCCCCGACGCGTGGCGGTACATCGTCGAAGTGGAGCATGCCGGCAAGCCGGCCGACACCACCGGCTACCGCTAG
- a CDS encoding MBL fold metallo-hydrolase, protein MDLTVLCDAVAVFPEGLREALPGWGVEAAEWTGRVMPGNVHAGGWLLHFHSYLVVDGSGVVLVDAGIGPAGGDAAEWLRVSGRLPGLLAQVGVETADVDAVVLTHVHSDHVGWASDGVRPVFERAEYVVQRAEFEHVRGGQNYVSRIQAIEEAGQLRVVDGETMLRGLRLLPTPGHTPGHQAVVTERAVLGGDLWVHPAQVRWPELTYVYEQDPATAVTSRREVLALAAAQGIPIAAAHPHTAQSPDGTPVIAAEPSTTACVPYRL, encoded by the coding sequence GTGGACCTGACGGTGTTGTGTGATGCGGTGGCGGTGTTTCCGGAGGGGTTGCGGGAGGCGTTGCCTGGGTGGGGGGTGGAGGCGGCTGAGTGGACTGGGCGGGTGATGCCGGGGAACGTGCACGCGGGCGGGTGGTTGTTGCATTTCCACAGTTATCTGGTGGTGGACGGGTCCGGTGTGGTGTTGGTGGATGCGGGGATCGGGCCGGCGGGTGGGGATGCGGCTGAGTGGTTGAGGGTGAGTGGGCGGTTGCCTGGGTTGCTGGCGCAAGTGGGGGTGGAGACCGCGGATGTGGATGCGGTCGTGTTGACGCATGTGCATTCGGATCACGTGGGGTGGGCTTCGGACGGTGTGCGGCCGGTGTTCGAGCGGGCGGAGTACGTCGTGCAGCGCGCGGAGTTCGAGCATGTGCGAGGCGGGCAGAACTACGTGAGCCGGATCCAGGCGATCGAAGAAGCCGGACAGTTGCGCGTGGTCGACGGGGAGACGATGCTGCGCGGCTTGCGGTTGTTGCCGACGCCGGGGCACACACCTGGGCATCAGGCTGTCGTGACCGAGCGGGCCGTGCTGGGCGGCGATCTGTGGGTGCATCCCGCGCAGGTGCGGTGGCCGGAGCTGACGTACGTGTACGAACAGGACCCGGCCACCGCGGTGACGTCACGACGCGAGGTGCTGGCGCTGGCCGCCGCTCAGGGGATCCCGATCGCGGCCGCCCACCCCCACACAGCCCAATCCCCCGACGGCACCCCCGTCATCGCCGCAGAGCCCAGCACCACCGCCTGCGTGCCGTACCGCCTCTGA
- a CDS encoding LysE/ArgO family amino acid transporter, whose product MPLLAGFATALSLIVAIGAQNAFVLRQGLRREHVLPVVLTCALSDALLISSGILGLGALLTRNQLALDIAKYGGAAFLYGYAFLAAKRAFKPGSITPADHAPAALRSVVLACLGFTYLNPHVYLDTVVLLGSLANQRGTDGRWLYGVGAVTASFTWFFTLGFFARKLTPFFARPRAWQILDTTIALLMTTLATWMLLP is encoded by the coding sequence ATGCCCCTCCTCGCCGGTTTCGCCACGGCCCTGTCCCTGATCGTCGCGATCGGCGCGCAGAACGCCTTCGTCCTGCGCCAGGGACTGCGCCGCGAGCACGTCCTGCCGGTGGTCCTGACCTGCGCGCTTTCCGACGCGCTCCTGATCTCCAGCGGCATCCTCGGCCTCGGCGCCCTGCTCACCCGCAACCAGCTCGCCCTCGACATCGCGAAGTACGGCGGCGCGGCGTTCCTCTACGGCTACGCGTTCCTGGCCGCGAAACGCGCCTTCAAACCCGGCTCGATCACCCCCGCCGACCACGCCCCCGCCGCCCTCCGCAGCGTCGTACTGGCGTGCCTGGGCTTCACGTACCTCAACCCGCACGTCTACCTCGACACCGTCGTACTCCTCGGCTCCCTAGCCAACCAACGAGGCACCGACGGCCGCTGGCTCTACGGCGTCGGCGCAGTCACCGCCAGCTTCACCTGGTTCTTCACCCTCGGCTTCTTCGCCCGCAAACTAACCCCGTTCTTCGCCCGCCCCCGAGCCTGGCAAATCCTCGACACCACCATCGCCCTCCTCATGACCACCCTCGCCACCTGGATGCTCCTGCCCTGA
- a CDS encoding LysR family transcriptional regulator ArgP: MQFDSVQLETFVAVLDEGSFDAAARRLNVTPSAVSQRIKALESRLGQIVVMRGKPARATAAGAALLRLARQVSLLELEAIAAVRGTVDAQRIPIAVNADSLNNWFLPAMLDLSRTHNARFLVHQEDEEHSAEYLRNGTVLAAVTADPRPVQGCRVVPLGKMRYLPLATPEYAERWLTGKPLPEALAEAPIVTFNEKDVLQHRLLRKVTRRRLDPPSHAIPASAPFHEAVRIGLGWGMIEDQLADSELAAGRLVEVAPGKYIDVPLYWQHWKLESGILDALTAAVLRAAEAGLRTTRRVSPSA; the protein is encoded by the coding sequence ATGCAGTTCGACTCGGTGCAGCTCGAGACGTTCGTGGCGGTCCTCGACGAGGGCAGCTTCGACGCGGCCGCCCGGCGGCTCAACGTAACGCCGTCCGCGGTCAGCCAGCGGATCAAGGCGTTGGAGAGCCGCCTCGGGCAGATCGTGGTGATGCGCGGCAAACCGGCCCGCGCGACCGCGGCGGGTGCGGCACTGCTCCGGCTCGCCCGCCAGGTCTCGCTGCTCGAACTCGAGGCGATCGCCGCCGTCCGCGGCACCGTCGACGCGCAGCGGATACCGATCGCGGTGAACGCGGACTCGCTGAACAACTGGTTCCTGCCCGCCATGCTCGACCTGTCCCGGACCCACAACGCGCGGTTCCTCGTCCACCAGGAGGACGAGGAACACTCCGCGGAGTACCTGCGCAACGGCACGGTGCTCGCCGCGGTCACCGCCGACCCGCGGCCGGTGCAGGGCTGCCGCGTCGTCCCGCTCGGCAAGATGCGGTACCTCCCGCTCGCCACCCCGGAGTACGCCGAACGTTGGCTGACCGGCAAGCCGCTGCCGGAGGCCCTCGCCGAGGCGCCGATCGTGACGTTCAACGAGAAGGACGTTCTGCAGCACCGGCTGCTCCGCAAGGTCACGCGCCGCCGCCTCGACCCGCCGTCGCACGCGATCCCGGCGTCCGCGCCGTTCCACGAGGCTGTCCGGATCGGCCTCGGCTGGGGCATGATCGAGGACCAGCTGGCGGACTCCGAGCTCGCCGCCGGCCGCCTGGTAGAAGTTGCTCCCGGCAAATACATCGACGTGCCGCTGTACTGGCAGCACTGGAAGCTCGAGTCCGGCATCCTCGACGCCCTGACGGCCGCCGTACTGCGGGCCGCCGAGGCGGGACTGCGTACGACGCGGCGGGTCAGTCCCAGCGCATAG
- a CDS encoding GNAT family N-acetyltransferase, whose protein sequence is MTVSIREATAADWPAIWPFFREIVTARETYTYDPNLTEEQARALWMSPSSSPLARTTVAVDADGTVLGSANMYPNRPGPGAHVASASFMVDSKARGRGVGRALCEDMIAWARRTGFRSIQFNAVVETNEPAVHLWQSLGFRIAGTVPEAFDHPRLGYVGLHVMYRPLP, encoded by the coding sequence ATGACTGTGAGCATCAGAGAAGCGACCGCCGCCGACTGGCCGGCCATCTGGCCGTTCTTCCGCGAGATCGTCACCGCGCGGGAGACGTACACCTACGACCCGAACCTGACCGAGGAGCAGGCGCGGGCGCTCTGGATGAGCCCGTCGAGCTCGCCGCTGGCCCGGACCACGGTCGCGGTCGATGCCGACGGCACCGTTCTCGGCAGCGCGAACATGTACCCGAACCGGCCCGGCCCCGGTGCACACGTGGCCAGCGCCAGCTTCATGGTCGACAGCAAGGCCCGCGGCCGCGGCGTCGGGCGGGCGTTGTGCGAGGACATGATCGCGTGGGCCCGGCGGACCGGGTTCCGCTCGATCCAGTTCAACGCGGTCGTCGAGACCAACGAGCCGGCCGTCCACCTGTGGCAGTCCCTCGGCTTCCGGATCGCCGGCACCGTCCCGGAGGCCTTCGACCACCCCCGCCTCGGGTACGTCGGCCTGCACGTGATGTACCGCCCATTGCCGTGA